Genomic segment of Paenibacillus polymyxa:
GATATCCAAACCTACACCTTCTCCCATAGACAAACAGAATAGATTACATTCTTTATATGCATTTTACTCATGAAAGCTTGTGATGTAAAATTTCATTACAGTTTGAAAATAACCGATCTCAAAGATAGGAGCCATTATATATGAAAAGCTTCATACGCGGTGTCCTCCAGATCGCCGTCCTGATGGCCTTTTCGCTCATCCTGAACGCGGTAGTCTCCTGGCTCCACCTGCCTGTACCCGGTAGTATCATTGGTATGCTGATCCTTTTTATTCTGCTGCAAACCGGCTTGGTCCGGCTAAGCTGGATTGAAGTTGGCGCAAACTGGTTGCTGGCCGAGCTGCTATTATTCTTTATTCCCTCCGCTGTCGGCGTTATGAATTATTGGCCGATGCTGGAACACGATGGTATGAGCATCATGCTGGTCGTGTTGCTCGGCACCTTTCTGGTGATGGCCTGCACAGGTATGGTCGCCAGTCTGCTTGGTAAACGAAAGGAGCATAAATCATCATGACCGGTCTTCTATGTATTATATTGACACTCGCTATTTACTGGATGGCCAAACGCATGTACCGCACACTGCCCAAGGTGTATTTGTCTCCATTGCTCATTACACCTGTTGTTATCATTTTGATTTTGACGCTGACGGGTGTGAACTACCGTTCTTATAATTCGGGCGCCCACTTGCTGTCCATGCTGCTACAGCCAGCTACGATTGCATTTGCTGTCCCTTTGTACCGATATTTCCCTGTGTTAAAAAAACATGCTACACAAATCGTGCTTAGCGTGCTGTCTGGGTCCGTTGTAGCCGTGTTGTCCTCCATGGCGCTTGCCAAGTGGATGCATCTGAATTCTTCGCTGCTGAGCAGCCTGATTCCTCGCTCCATTACGACACCCATTGCGATGAATGTATCGCAAACGATTGGCGGCAATCCGACGGTCACGGCTGTATTCGTTATTCTGACCGGATTGAGCGGTCTTATTATCGGTCCGATGATTGTAAAACTGTTCCGTATTGAAAATGAAGTCTCACGTGGGGTGCTGCTCGGTACCGGTGCTCATGGTACTGGCACTTCCAAAGCCTTCGAGTTCAGTTCGCTGACGGGGACGATATCCAGCATCTCGATGGTGCTCGCCGCTCTCTTTACCTTGGCAGCCGCCCCGTTCCTGTTCCACTTGATGCTGTAAGCAATCTGTATACAAAGAAGCAGCGATTCTCCTGTTAATGGAGAATCGCTGCTTCTTTGTGCTTTCGGTCCATGTCTTAAAGCAATGGACGGCTCAAGGATATACATCCCTTGCGGTCTCAAATAGCTTCAACGTCGCCGGGTTTCGCCTCTACCTCTACAGGCGTTACAGCTTCATACAGGTAAGCATCCAGCTCAGCCGTATATTGTCGTTCTTGTGCGGCGCTCCAGCCTGCATGTTCGGACATTAATGCAATGGCGGGCTGTTTCCAGCGCTTCACCTCGTCAATTTGGAAGAACAGCGCCCCGGTTCGGCGTATGAAAAAATCAGACGGTGTCACCGTCATTTCCTGTTCCATCGCATACAGGAGCGGGACACGCACTTCCACAGGCAGCGCTGCTTCCTTCTCGGTAGCCTCCTTCATGCTCCGTGCCGCTATGGCAAACAGCCGCTCTGTGTTGGAGCCATAGCGGGTTGCCCATGCTCTAGCCGTTTCCAGCGACAGGCCGAGCGCAACACCCGCTGCGGATTGCTTGCTCACGAAGGCGTCCCAGCCCGCCGATCCGCCTACGCTGCCGCCTGAAATCGGGATATGCCTGGTGCGACATGCCCGGAAGCTTTGCCCGTGCAAGCGTCCCAGCTCCCGTACCGCACGATCCACGACGAGTTCGGACATTTTCCGGTAGCCCGTCAGCTTGCCGCCTGCAATCGTGATCAGACCTGAACGGGATTCCCAAATTTCGTCCTTGCGTGAAATTTCCGAAGGACTTTTACCGTCTTCATAAATGAGCGGCCTTACCCCTGCCCAACTGGATTCTACATCCGTAACAGTCAGTTTCACATCTGGGAACATTCCGTTGATCGCTTGAAGCACATAGGCCCGATCTTCGGCGGTCATCCGAGGGTGCGCCGTATCCCCTTCATACACCGTGTCGGTCGTACCTGCATAGGTTTTTCCATCACGTGGGATGGCAAATACCATGCGTCCATCCGGTGTATCGAAGTACACTGCCTGTTTGAGTGGAAAGCGCTCAGCATCGAACACCAGGTGAATACCTTTCGTCAGGCGTAGCACCTTGCCCTCTTTGGAGCGATCCATTTCCCGCAACGTATCTACCCATGGTCCGGCCGCATTAATAACCAGTGAAGCTCGAATTTCGTATGGCTTTCCCGTTACCCGATCCGTTACGCTTGCGCCGCTTATTCGTCCGCCGTCATACAGCAGCTTGTCAGCCTTGGCATAGTTCACCGCCAGCGCCCCTCGTGTAACAGCTTCCTTCATGACCTCAATCGTCAGGCGAGCATCATCTGTGCGGTACTCCACATAGCTGCCGCTCCCCTTCAGTCCATCACGCTTCAGCAAAGGCTCGCGCTCTAGCGTAGCCTGGATGTCCAGCATACGACGGCGCTCACTACGCTTAACACCAGCAAGGAAATCATATACTAGCAGCCCGACAGAGGTGGTGAATGCGTTAAACGTGCCGCCCTTGTGAAAAGGAAGCAGCATACGCTCCGGTATGGTCACATGTGGGCCATTTTCGAATACGATGGCCCGCTCCTTCCCGACCTCGGCTACCATCTTAACTTCAAACTGCTTCAAATAACGAAGACCACCATGCACTAGCTTAGTCGAGCGGCTGGACGTACCTGCTGCAAAATCCTGCATCTCCACCAGTGCTGTCTTCAAACCACGATCCGCCGCATCCAGCGCAATCCCCGCCCCTGTAATGCCGCCGCCAATGATTAAAATATCAAAATGCTCATGTCCCATACGTTCCAAAACAGCGGTTCTCTCCTGCGCAGCAAATCCCTGTTCTCCCATCATGTATCCCTCCAGCTTTGTATATATTCACGATGCAATCTGCCAACCGAATCATCATAAGGTACAAAAAAAGACCACGAACATCGCTGCGGCGGATGCCGAGCGGTTCATGGTCTCTCCAAGTCTCCTGACGAGTATTAACTTATCTATATCGTAGCACACACGATACGCTATGAAAAGGGAAATCTGCCTGTTGTCAGATGGCTACCTTCTATCGTAAAACCATCCCTACTTGAACGCCATTGCGGCATGAACTGCCTTTTTCCAGCCACCATAAAGCCCAGTCCGCACGTCTTCACTCATGGACGGAGTAAAGGTATGATCACTCTGAGCATATCCCCGGACTTCATCCAGACTGCTCCAAAACCCAACTGCCAGTCCCGCTAAATACGCCGCACCGAGTGCAGTTGTCTCGTTCACAGCAGGTCGTTCTACAGGCAGATCGAGAATATCGCTCTGGAACTGCATCAGGAACTCGTTCATCACTGCACCTCCATCTACACGCATTGAACGCACAGGTACACCCGAATCGCTCGCCATGGCAGTTAGGACATCTTTAGTCTGGTAGGCCAGCGATTCCAGTACCGCTCGTATAAAGTGCTCCTTGGTCGTTCCCCGCGTCAAACCAAATGTCGCGCCGCGCACGTCACTGTCCCAATACGGGCTGCCCAGACCCACAAAGGCTGGGACAAAATATACCCTTTCCGTCGAGGTCACACGCGCCGCATACGCTTCACTATCTTTGGCTTCGCGGAACATACGCAACCCATCACGCAGCCACTGGATAGCAGATCCGGCTACAAAAATGCTGCCCTCCAGCGCA
This window contains:
- a CDS encoding CidA/LrgA family protein, with protein sequence MKSFIRGVLQIAVLMAFSLILNAVVSWLHLPVPGSIIGMLILFILLQTGLVRLSWIEVGANWLLAELLLFFIPSAVGVMNYWPMLEHDGMSIMLVVLLGTFLVMACTGMVASLLGKRKEHKSS
- a CDS encoding CidB/LrgB family autolysis modulator; the protein is MTGLLCIILTLAIYWMAKRMYRTLPKVYLSPLLITPVVIILILTLTGVNYRSYNSGAHLLSMLLQPATIAFAVPLYRYFPVLKKHATQIVLSVLSGSVVAVLSSMALAKWMHLNSSLLSSLIPRSITTPIAMNVSQTIGGNPTVTAVFVILTGLSGLIIGPMIVKLFRIENEVSRGVLLGTGAHGTGTSKAFEFSSLTGTISSISMVLAALFTLAAAPFLFHLML
- a CDS encoding glycerol-3-phosphate dehydrogenase/oxidase, with the protein product MGEQGFAAQERTAVLERMGHEHFDILIIGGGITGAGIALDAADRGLKTALVEMQDFAAGTSSRSTKLVHGGLRYLKQFEVKMVAEVGKERAIVFENGPHVTIPERMLLPFHKGGTFNAFTTSVGLLVYDFLAGVKRSERRRMLDIQATLEREPLLKRDGLKGSGSYVEYRTDDARLTIEVMKEAVTRGALAVNYAKADKLLYDGGRISGASVTDRVTGKPYEIRASLVINAAGPWVDTLREMDRSKEGKVLRLTKGIHLVFDAERFPLKQAVYFDTPDGRMVFAIPRDGKTYAGTTDTVYEGDTAHPRMTAEDRAYVLQAINGMFPDVKLTVTDVESSWAGVRPLIYEDGKSPSEISRKDEIWESRSGLITIAGGKLTGYRKMSELVVDRAVRELGRLHGQSFRACRTRHIPISGGSVGGSAGWDAFVSKQSAAGVALGLSLETARAWATRYGSNTERLFAIAARSMKEATEKEAALPVEVRVPLLYAMEQEMTVTPSDFFIRRTGALFFQIDEVKRWKQPAIALMSEHAGWSAAQERQYTAELDAYLYEAVTPVEVEAKPGDVEAI